The region TAATTTGCCGTCGACTTTTTTGTTAGTGGACTTTCTTAATGCCGAATATGTATGGAAATTTTCGAACCAGGCGGGTTTAATTAAAGCATGTATTTCTGGTCTGATTTCAACTATATTATAAGTCGAAGTTTTCTCTAAACAATATCCGTGTTGGATTCAGTCTAGACCGCTGTAACTTTTCTGATCTCTAAGTCTCAATAAAATCatataaatttgaatcgtTCCAATTAAACATTCGGGACCGGTTGAATTGGACCCGAGAACAGTGATTGCAGTTAGAATTGATCGAAATCACGTGAGGcgtaagaataaaaacacCCGGGGAATCGTGCACACACTTAAACTTATCTCCGGCGATCTTTATATTTGCTCACGGCCTTCCAACATTTTTAAATGACGCATTTCCTTGTGCAAACCGATCTGGGCGGTGTCATGGCAGCTTCGTCTGGCGCCAGGTCGCCAGTTAATCAAATATGGCCGCCCGCTAGTGGGATGGGTCGCGTGAAGGCGattgtattttaataatttcttatCTCCGTAGTTTCAAGGTGGATATAGTTAGCCGCGTGTTGGTCACAAGTCATCGCCCTACCATTTCCCCCTTCGAAAGTGAATAAGAACTCTGAACGACGAGGTTAGAAATGTTGCAGACTGACGCTCGTTGATATCCGCCGTCTTTAAATATCCCAACATGATCCGTCAAAGTTAACGTCAAGTCCAACTTCGAGTCGTCCGAGTAAGTACGGGGTTTAACACGTTATCTGGCTATTCGGTCGATTACCATTACCCTGCCGGTGGAATTTCCTAGAAACGATAGCGTCGAAAAACTATGCACGTCGAGCTACCTGCCAATCATTCTTGTTTGCTCGCTCTCCCACATTCACCCACACCCACATACGGATCTTCTTCAGTTATACCTATTCACGTCTGTTATTTCCCATCACCTCTTCTCTCCGTTTCTCTAACCATTTTAATGTTAAACAAGTTCGCACTCACACGACCCAACCTaatctaacctaacctaacctaaactATGATTCGATGACATTGCAGTGCGCCATCGCAACTTGCTAACTACTCTGCATCCCTAAATCGCCTACTTTTTAATCCGTAGCGCTGGCCTTGCCACGCAACAATGCGATGCCTTTTTTCCGTCTGGTTGTAACTTTTGGCATCAGCCGGTACTCGATATGACTCCGCCTCTGAGTCGCAAACGCGGTTCATCTGTCAGCTTTACTCGAGCAAAAGATGACGAAGATACCGGAGGTGAAATACAAATATCCCTTGCCCCTTACATCCAGACCTACCTGGCCCACAGTGGTCAAGGGTCAGGATGCTGTGGCATAGGGTTACCCATTCCGTTTGAACGAGCCGCGCCAAGATCCTGGTGGCATCCTAAATTTGACTCTGAGATATTAGAGGATCAATTCAAGAGGAGCGCATATCCTCAGATCAGACTAAGATTTAGGTAAGGCTTATTAAACGGAAAGACGAAAGACACATCTTTCAAACATGTGCCAGGGTTGAAACCTGCTTTGATTGTACAACAACTCATCTTCCTCGTATCCTATATTACAGATACGCTCTTGGCTACATTCTGCTCCTTTCCCTCTCATGGCTGGCATACTTTATAGTTATTGGAATGGAAAGCACCGACACATCTGTGTGGCCAGCAGGAGCTAGCATAGCAGGAGCTTTTGGAGCAGTCGGGGCAATGGCTCTCGCAGTTCTCTACTTCACCCACACTGACTATTACCGCTTCTACGTATTGCCGACATCTTTGCTAGTCGCCTCCGTCTTATGTTTTTTGTCATTGCTGTTTGTGGCATTGGTACCCCCTCAGTCGGACCGACTGACCCGGGTAGGACACTTCGCATTGTGTACGGAGATCTTACTTCTAATATACACAGTGATACCCATGCCACTTTACGCCTGCGTAGGAATATGTTCTGTGTACTCGTTTTCCTTTGAATTTCTTACGGCGTATTTCTACAACGCTAACCAGATAACACGGTCTACCGACTACGACGATATTAGGTCACATAACGACTCGTCAAATCAAAGATTGGAATGGATTACTACGGAAAAATCTGATGTAAATAACTCAAACCTACCAACACTTATCCATTCACATAGCAGCTACTTTGCATCAAATTTAAGCAACCCTGCATCAGCAACCCCTTCCATAAATTTGGAAGGAGATGCCTCGACATGGATCATGAGAATATTAATGCAAGTATCTATACACCTGATCGGCCTTCACATTTTAATTATGACGGTTGTTCGTATGCGTGGTACATTCATGAAAGTTGGACAGTCTTTGCTGGTCCGTCGCCAGCTCGAAATGGAAAAGCAGTTGAAAGAAAAGATGATTCATTCTGTTATGCCGCCGAAAGTTGCCAGTTGGTTAATGGAGGAAAGCGAGCGAGAAAGGGAACGGGAGGACTCGTTAAAAAAAGGCTCTATACCCTCCAACAACTCTGATATAAATTCGCTCTTTCGTCCCTTCAACATGCACTCGATGGAAAACGTCAGTATTTTATTCGCTGACATTGTGGGTTTCACCAGAATGAGCTCCAATAAAACTGCCGAGGAACTGGTGGCGAttttaaatgatttatttgaaagaTTTGACGAGCTCTGCGCTCATCACGGgtgtgagaaaatttcaaccttGGGTGACTGTTATTATTGTGTCAGCGGTTGTCCAGAGCCGAGAGCAGATCATGCGGGATGTTGCGTAGAAATGGGTCTTGGTATGTCAGTTATCTGTCTAACCACATTCGGTCCATTTAATGGCATACAATCTTGTCTTATATATCTTATTAATGCTTTCAGCAATGATCGAGGCAATAAAGCAATTTGACATCGAGAGGCGAGAGGGCGTTAATATGCGTGTTGGAGTACACACTGGAACCGTTCTCTGTGGAATTGTCGGCACAAAGCGGTTCAAATTTGATGTATGGTCTAATGACGTTACCCTAGCAAATAAACTTGAAAGTACCGGAAAGCCCGGCAGGGTGCATCTCAGTGAGGCAACAATGCGTTTTCTTGGAGATATATATCTAACCGAGGATGGCGATGCTGTCAATGGTAAGAAAATCCTTTAATATTTTCGAGTACTTTTTTAAGAACAGTGtcgaataaatgagaaaatggTTCATCAGATTATGCTTTGATACTCCATCATAAcataaaattccctgacaGTCAAATCGATGAACTCTAAcattgaggtaaaaaaaacgCTGCATTGTAAAATACTCCTTGATAACACTGACACAACTCGAAACGCGTAGATTTGTAGCATGAACAGCAAACACTAtgggaaaaattcaaagtggCAGGCGGTAACTAATCCATGATCATTTGAAAATGACTCTATATATCAAGAAGTATGCTTCTGACCTGTCGGATGAGATTTGAAACAGTTAGAATTTATTTAACGACAATAGAGTGCCATTTTTCGAgtcatattattttcattgccAAGAAGCACTATGTAACTATCGTGAAATGTCGATCAATTTAGGATTTCCCTCAAAATCTATTCCTAATTTCGGATATTTCCTAGTATTTTGGAATTATTGCATTTTTCCATTCAAGTTTCTAAGTACACAATTGCAAAGCACAAGTTGTAAAATTCACATCGTGTAGTTAGGTATGTTATCAAGTATACTCAAAACTGACGTTTAACCAGTCTGCCCATGTTGCGTGCAGAAATTGACACTGACGATGTGTAACTATACAATAATTAAAGTATAATTACACAAGCTCCGTCTTACTTTCTTTTAGGAGTCAAGTCTTACTTCATAAGAGGTCGAAAAGCGGATCTTGTTACACAATTCATGACGAACATTAATAAAGCGGGCCAAAGTCCAACACCTTCGTCATCGCCACCAGCACCACACAATACTCGTCTTCGACTAGCCTCGTGTACCAATCAAGTAAAATCTCCACGTCCCCATTATTTGCACATGGTCACAAGCCCCGCAAGCTATCGGATAAAAGCAAACTCACTACCCAGTATACTTGATTCGGACAACGACGGGGATACCGGGGATGAGAAAGATGACCTCAACAAAAGTCCTACCTCAATAGCTAGttatggaaagaaaaaagttaagcAAAAACCTTGGCGATATTTACAAAGGCAAAGGACGACAGAGGAAATGACTCCACTGGATAAGGGTGAAGGTAGCGAAGAGATTACACCATCTGTTAAATCGTCCCGGGTACCCACTACACATTACGAGAAATCTACAAACGGGTATTATGATCAGGTATAACCAGTAACTATTCAGTCTAACCCTTCTATTCTGATTTACTATTCTTTTAATGTTTTCCTTCTGTAATCTTGGTTACTGTATGTGCATAAATTTTATGCTACAGCGGACTCCACTTACCTGCTTTCATgctatttcttattttttgattgGTTAATGCGTAACAGTTATCAATTCATTTTGGTCTCACATGGTTTGGTCACAGGTACTAAGCAGTGTCACTTGGGATAAATTTTACCTGTATTCAAGTAGAAACGGTCATAGTTATAGATAATAACTGTATGTTGATTTTACACGAAGGAAACGTTACCCTATCCAAACGTTCATTATCACACTAATGAAGTTTGCCTGACAGTTTGAATCTCTTATGTAGCTCTAACTTTCTCACAATTTCTGAATATTCATAAAATTGGCGTCGTTATTTCATCCATTTACGATTCATTACAAGAAGGTAACATGGAGATACTTTCTTCACCGATGAGTGTCAGTGAGAGAAAATAGAATTGTTCTAAAAGAATAATGTGATTTCGATTGACTGTAGAGAAATCTGTAATGACTGGCcaacatttattttattttcagctaGCATTGGCTAATGGGATTGAGAGTGATCCGATGCCAGTATCGAATTTGCTACTTAATCCAAGCCAAGATCCAGCGAGTCAAGCACCATCAATTTGTAGTAGAAAAGATTCTGGAATTCGTAGTACCAGTAGGCGTAGCAGTATTCAGCAACAGGTGCGAATAGATCGATGCAACCAAATATGCATAACTTTCTAGCGTCATCTATGTATACCGAAGAAGTTATTGATTATGAAATGTTCGCTCTAAACAAGATATTTTACAGTACCTGCTCAAAAAACACTTGGACTCGCCCAGTAGCTGAATTGACTTTTCGTTTCCATGCTACAGCTGTTCCTGATGAACGGGATGGCCCAGGGAGACATATTGGGGCACAGGGTCAGTGGTTATTACACGTCTAGCCAATCAACATTAAATTCTACCCAAGATCAACCCGCCTCTGCCCCCCAATATCCATCTGCGTCCGTGGTAACAGACAGTTTTGGTGCCTGCTTTCATAAACTTAGAAAACAATCCGACCTACAGTTGATCAGGCAAGTTaagtaattaattgtaaaatctAGGTATACATAACTATGTACGTACAATATGACATGTCAGAAACTTACAAATTTTGATACACGATGGGAACTAGAACAAAAGGCTTTGGATGACTATAATGTAATCAAGAAAAATCCAGAAATACCGCACTAACCCTGATATTCAAGCTCCTTGATAAATAAAGCAAAGAAAGTTATGTTCACAAGGGAAGTTCATGCCCTGGGCACGAAGTAGTAcagcaattaaaaaaaaaatcccatcgTCTGATTTTACTCATAACAATTGTACGTTAAAATCTTATGACACTTACAAAGCTAGTCACCATATAAGGCAAAAAAGTTTCCATACAGAAgaatcaatcatttttaaaccTTAGTAATTTCACAGAGAATTTAGTATTTCAGTGCCCAATTTAGAAAATGTTGTAACAATGTTTCATCCAATGAATTATTGATTTCGTTTTGTTGGATTAAAGATATTTTATTGCTATGAATATAAATCGAGACTTTTGGTGCTGAATATGAtgacgaaataataaaatatctcgtaCTCAATTTATACGTAAAGCTGCCCctaccatttttcaaaaaaaattattcatgaaaTTAGAAACGACTTACATTCAGAGTAGACTTGTAACCAGAACAAAATACGGTATTTTTATGGAGAACATCTTTTGGTATCGTCAGTTTGTTCCTTTCCAAGTAATTGTATTCACTGTTCTCAATTTTTGTCGTGCATAGTGCCTTGCATATAATTGAAgtagttttataaatttttcttgatttgtACACCAGCACTCCTCCACGAGTGCAAGCTTTTCCGCTCCATGATTGACCCTAAGCATACGGTATTCTATAAATGTGTGTATAGATGTACGTGAACAGCTGACCCTTGAGCGAGAGTGCAGTTTGTGTGGGCGCCGGGTGGAATTGGCCGCGTTACTCGCATTCGTGTTCGGTAACGGATAAATGACCCTGTATAatagatacatgtatattgaTCGTAATTTATGTTGCTTTTACATACCTACGCTTTTTGCATGGCATCCTAAGTATCACTATTTTAATCATTGATCATTTTATTATGATCAGACTGCGTGAACTGTGCCGATACTTTACTAGACGTACCAAGTTTCAGATTGAAGTATATTTAATAGCTTTTATATAATCTGCAGATAGGTATctcgaataattattaaaatgtattgattcaattttatattccagcttctttttaaatcaaaattgCGTATGCAAACTATTACTActaactttttgaaaatgcatcaACTCTCCTGAAGTCCCATTAGTGTAcaaatcaatgaaaatgattaaattcacatatcaaattcaaatgagatgcagataaaatttttgcttcTTGATCATTACACGTTAGAGAGATGATACGTGTAATATATGACAAATTCCCGACGAACTTAAAAAGATAGAAAGCAAGTTAAACAGACAATTGtctttataattataaatgcGAACCGTATTGCTTCAGATGTGTCCAGGACAACGTGAGCTCGCAGCGTTCATACTTCGTAAAACCCCCATTGTCGAGCCTAACgctgtttttcaaaaataaagaattggAACAGGAGTACCGGGAAACAGCACACAAGTCCAGCGAAGGTGTTGGCGACAATCCGCCAACGTTGGCAACATCCAGATTCAACACATATTTCGACATATTAATATCAGCTCTGGTGTTTACCTCGGTCACTATATCCTTATTCCTGTTGTATCCACCTACGACATACTACATTGTATTCTCAACGTTAGCTACTTTAATCCACCTATTTGCCGTTTCTTTGTGCATAAGGCAAATTTTGCATCCCAATACGACGCACACAACGTTTACACaaaagatattcaaatttttctcaaaatggcATCCCTGGCATATATGCGGGGGTGTGCTCGTCAGCTTGCCgattatttcgattttaataAACCTCACCCGCGACACGATTTTCATGCAACAGAACCATATTGAGTATTACTACAGCTATTTGGTGTTTGTTGGCTTGGTACACTTTTGTAATTTCACGCAACTCAATTGCTGGATGAAGAACTTGCTCGTTACGCTTACAGGGTTAGTGTTTATAGGCTTAATTGCTACTCACATATCTACTTACGACGACCATGATGATGGAAATCTGTTACCCCAGAATAACGAAGAACGTCTttatgaatctgaaatttatttggaCATGGTGTTACTTCTCCTTCTCGTGTGGTTTCTCAATCGTGAATTTGAAATCAGTTATAGACTGAGCTTTCACGGAAATGCGGTTGCAGCAAGGGACAAGGCTAGGGTTCAGTCAATGAAGAATCAGGCTGACTGGCTCCTGCATAACATTATACCAAAGTATGTAGCCGATCAATTAAAGACTACTGCAAAATATTCTCAAAACCACAAGTCTGTCGGAATCATATTTGCAAGTATTGTCAATTTCAATGAGCTCTACGACGAATCTTATTTGGGGGGAAAAGAATACCTTCGCGTGCTGAACGAACTTATTGGCGATTTTGACGAACTTCTTGAAAAGTCGGAATTTTCAAAcgtggaaaaaatcaaaacaatcGGCAGTACATTTATGGCTGCGAGTGGTTTGAATCCTCAGGTACGGCAACAAAACGAGCACAAGTGCACTCATTTGTTTCAACTCTTGGAATTCGCGGTAGCGATGCATAAAGTTATCTACGATTTCAATAGAGATCTCCTTGgatttaaattgatattaagGATTGGATATAATTACGGGGATGTAACTGCTGGTGTGATCGGTGCTACAAAGTTGTATTACGATATATGGGGGGATGCAGTAAACATAGCGTCTCGCATGGATTCAACTGGTGTTGCAGGAAGAATACAATTGGCAAGTAATTGCTTGGACGTACTTGCAGGGAGATATGATTTCGAACCAAGGGGACAGGTATATGTAAAGGGTAAAGATAATATGGATGTGTTTTTATTGATCGTCAAAGGTGCGGAAGGCGATAGTTGAAAGTTATTAATAAATGTTTTCGATGATATTTTAAGGTAAAAGTTATTCAATCCTTACTGTGAATCTAAGTTTCACTGACCCAGGTGTCCGATTTCTTTCACCAGCCCAGCGTCCGTTGCATCGGGAGATGTTTGTGCAAGAGACGCCAAAGCTCGAATAGGGTTGTCACGAATTACAACTTTCAGGATCTCCTAATTAACTCAGGTTGTGCatgcaaaaattttgccaTTTTCGTATGACTGTAGTAGCGATAGCTTACATTATGCGACAGTAATGTTCATTCCAAGTAAAACTATCTCAGATAGTAAAGGAGTGGTACCTTGGCTCTTGCTGTGGCATTCCAGGAAAGCGTGGATCTCATTTGCAAATTGCAACATGAATTAAGTTTAAGCATCGATGACTGGTAGAAAAAAGTAGATTGTCACAATAAGTGAGCAAGTAGTTCTAAGAATGTCAACACATTTTTAATTCCGAGTTTTTCCAGGTTTATAACAACCCTAAGAACCTGTACCAAGGAAAGAACTACCTTGTACCTTAAACCTTGCACGTAGTGCATACAACCTTGCTCAATTGTATCGATCGGTCTATAAATTTATCAGATCattagtgtttttttttcatctgtatGGTTCGAAAGAGTTCCTACGTGAATATTCCTTCCAATTTTCCTATGAGATGAgtttgtgtgtgtgcatgTATCTGCCTGTGGCTGCGTGATGCTGGGCACATGGCATACTTTTGCTTTTATATTTCCGGGTGTCGCTTTGCAAGACTATATATTCTGTGGTCACATTGTCTCTAGTTTCAAATGGCTGTCATGACTATTGGAAGACTCGAAGGTTCATTTGTTTCCAATATAGAAAATCATCATCTTGGAATTGGGTAATCTGAGCGCCTCTATTGTTATCAAGCCACGGACATCCAGTGTATTATAACGAGTCCAATTGCTGGGATTTTTTTCTAGATAGGAGTACAGATGGGAGTTCAAAAAACATTGaacagatatttaaaaatttagttcAACAGAGTGATAAAATTCTATTGGTgcgtaatatatgtatgtacaattattcttcaaatttgaCATCAATGTCAAGGCGacgaatattataattacaaaagTGCCTTGAAGATTATGACAACTTTGAAAGTTAGATAATTACGACATATTCACTTCTTCAGCTTGACAATATTATCAGATTTACACATGTATTATTACAGTCTGCAATGAAATGAAGCCTATTGCAAATACCTTAACggtttttcattcatttcaaatAGAAACTATAGTACAACTATGCAGAATAGAATTCAGTTGcatgaaattaattgtgaTTCTAAATAGGCTGCACTGACTGCGGCGATACATGTATTTCAGATTCGCCCATAACCAGTATTTGTTGAAAAGTGACAAAAATACACTCGCTGCAGTCAATGCATCCCAAATGCAATCGCCGCAAGTACATACCTATTGtagcttcaaaataagaccaATAAAACGATTTATGATGATTGAAGCGTATAATAGTACTATTTATGTCTGTGTATGCTGAGGCAATAAACTGTAACTAAATACTCAATTGTAAAGTTTATGCtttttatgaatatatgtgtgatgtgtaataatatgtacatataatgaGGTTGGAGGCTAGGTCAATTGATCTATCAAAATGTGGGATCATGTACCTGAGTCACACGCGTtctgtgtaattattatataagtTAGCTGCAAGACAGATTAACGAGATTTGGAATGGCCAGTATTCATTTTCACAGTTCTCATTTTTATTGCTAGTCCGACAGTAGAGATTAGGATACCCGCTGGACGTGTACCAAAATGGCCCATATTTAATCACAGTAAACATTTAATCACTCAAACGTTCTTCTGCGCATCGTTCCATATTTTGACATGATTAATATGTAACATGAGCTGTGATCGTGCCTGTAATGCAAATGTAAAGGAATGTTTATTTTGTATAGTGTAAATTCAACTAATATATCCAGATATGTGTGGCTAGTTTGTAATGCGAAGAATtagataatatattttttaaaaatgcacAATCTCATTTGTATTTTCCTGCTCCCTTCCGTGATTTAAAGACACCCAAAAAAACCTGTATACAATGTATCAGTAGCAATTGAATTTAGCAGGATATCCCCTCGTCTTGCTCATAGTTCAGTGAATTTTGATACGCTTACAtattattgtcaattttttttttctcattttttaaatacaataaaatatagattgtacgtatatgtacacTGTGCGTGTATAAGTAGACGGACAGGCTGAAACAACTCTGCCTAGCAAATACGACGATTGTGGCTGCTCCACACAACTCTTTCTCCTCGAATACACAAATATTACAACGTTTGCATGGGTTCAACCATAAACATGGTATGAGCTCGGGACTCACACCTGTCAAGACTCAGCACAGGTATGTATGTAAAAGCGTACTCTGCACTGAGTGGACTGTagtaatacaaatttttacaaaaaattccgCTGACGAATAATGAAACattcattttataatatacatgttttataTGGGTGGGAGACCTATTGCTATCACGTGACGTatcaatataatgaaatacgAACCTGCGCCATGTAAAAACTGTAATGTACATGTCAAAATAATGAGTAGCATGGTGAATCATTGATACGAGAATAAATCATGAtaagaaatagaaattaaaCGGTAAATTGTCTACTATAAGTGCTTTTTAACGAGCATATACGTACGTTGTTTTTCCCTGAGAAAAACGTCAAGCGCTCTGCATCAATAAGAAGACATTagtaaaatttgttcaactAAATGTATACCAAATCCTACCAAGTttaagtttcttttttttgtaccagAAGTAGCATATCACTCAGTGCAAATGAATGATGTTCATTGCTTTCTGCGCTACATCCATCATCGACTCGACTACTTTCTAGTTCTATGAGCACTAGTGCTTATAAAAACTACACAATATTCTCGTTTCTGACAGAAGGTAGCACAGAAA is a window of Neodiprion fabricii isolate iyNeoFabr1 chromosome 6, iyNeoFabr1.1, whole genome shotgun sequence DNA encoding:
- the LOC124184781 gene encoding adenylate cyclase type 9 isoform X2, with the translated sequence MTPPLSRKRGSSVSFTRAKDDEDTGGEIQISLAPYIQTYLAHSGQGSGCCGIGLPIPFERAAPRSWWHPKFDSEILEDQFKRSAYPQIRLRFRYALGYILLLSLSWLAYFIVIGMESTDTSVWPAGASIAGAFGAVGAMALAVLYFTHTDYYRFYVLPTSLLVASVLCFLSLLFVALVPPQSDRLTRVGHFALCTEILLLIYTVIPMPLYACVGICSVYSFSFEFLTAYFYNANQITRSTDYDDIRSHNDSSNQRLEWITTEKSDVNNSNLPTLIHSHSSYFASNLSNPASATPSINLEGDASTWIMRILMQVSIHLIGLHILIMTVVRMRGTFMKVGQSLLVRRQLEMEKQLKEKMIHSVMPPKVASWLMEESEREREREDSLKKGSIPSNNSDINSLFRPFNMHSMENVSILFADIVGFTRMSSNKTAEELVAILNDLFERFDELCAHHGCEKISTLGDCYYCVSGCPEPRADHAGCCVEMGLAMIEAIKQFDIERREGVNMRVGVHTGTVLCGIVGTKRFKFDVWSNDVTLANKLESTGKPGRVHLSEATMRFLGDIYLTEDGDAVNGVKSYFIRGRKADLVTQFMTNINKAGQSPTPSSSPPAPHNTRLRLASCTNQVKSPRPHYLHMVTSPASYRIKANSLPSILDSDNDGDTGDEKDDLNKSPTSIASYGKKKVKQKPWRYLQRQRTTEEMTPLDKGEGSEEITPSVKSSRVPTTHYEKSTNGYYDQLALANGIESDPMPVSNLLLNPSQDPASQAPSICSRKDSGIRSTSRRSSIQQQLFLMNGMAQGDILGHRVSGYYTSSQSTLNSTQDQPASAPQYPSASVVTDSFGACFHKLRKQSDLQLIRCT
- the LOC124184781 gene encoding adenylate cyclase type 9 isoform X1: MTPPLSRKRGSSVSFTRAKDDEDTGGEIQISLAPYIQTYLAHSGQGSGCCGIGLPIPFERAAPRSWWHPKFDSEILEDQFKRSAYPQIRLRFRYALGYILLLSLSWLAYFIVIGMESTDTSVWPAGASIAGAFGAVGAMALAVLYFTHTDYYRFYVLPTSLLVASVLCFLSLLFVALVPPQSDRLTRVGHFALCTEILLLIYTVIPMPLYACVGICSVYSFSFEFLTAYFYNANQITRSTDYDDIRSHNDSSNQRLEWITTEKSDVNNSNLPTLIHSHSSYFASNLSNPASATPSINLEGDASTWIMRILMQVSIHLIGLHILIMTVVRMRGTFMKVGQSLLVRRQLEMEKQLKEKMIHSVMPPKVASWLMEESEREREREDSLKKGSIPSNNSDINSLFRPFNMHSMENVSILFADIVGFTRMSSNKTAEELVAILNDLFERFDELCAHHGCEKISTLGDCYYCVSGCPEPRADHAGCCVEMGLAMIEAIKQFDIERREGVNMRVGVHTGTVLCGIVGTKRFKFDVWSNDVTLANKLESTGKPGRVHLSEATMRFLGDIYLTEDGDAVNGVKSYFIRGRKADLVTQFMTNINKAGQSPTPSSSPPAPHNTRLRLASCTNQVKSPRPHYLHMVTSPASYRIKANSLPSILDSDNDGDTGDEKDDLNKSPTSIASYGKKKVKQKPWRYLQRQRTTEEMTPLDKGEGSEEITPSVKSSRVPTTHYEKSTNGYYDQLALANGIESDPMPVSNLLLNPSQDPASQAPSICSRKDSGIRSTSRRSSIQQQLFLMNGMAQGDILGHRVSGYYTSSQSTLNSTQDQPASAPQYPSASVVTDSFGACFHKLRKQSDLQLIRCVQDNVSSQRSYFVKPPLSSLTLFFKNKELEQEYRETAHKSSEGVGDNPPTLATSRFNTYFDILISALVFTSVTISLFLLYPPTTYYIVFSTLATLIHLFAVSLCIRQILHPNTTHTTFTQKIFKFFSKWHPWHICGGVLVSLPIISILINLTRDTIFMQQNHIEYYYSYLVFVGLVHFCNFTQLNCWMKNLLVTLTGLVFIGLIATHISTYDDHDDGNLLPQNNEERLYESEIYLDMVLLLLLVWFLNREFEISYRLSFHGNAVAARDKARVQSMKNQADWLLHNIIPKYVADQLKTTAKYSQNHKSVGIIFASIVNFNELYDESYLGGKEYLRVLNELIGDFDELLEKSEFSNVEKIKTIGSTFMAASGLNPQVRQQNEHKCTHLFQLLEFAVAMHKVIYDFNRDLLGFKLILRIGYNYGDVTAGVIGATKLYYDIWGDAVNIASRMDSTGVAGRIQLASNCLDVLAGRYDFEPRGQVYVKGKDNMDVFLLIVKGAEGDS